In Prunus dulcis chromosome 2, ALMONDv2, whole genome shotgun sequence, a single genomic region encodes these proteins:
- the LOC117617997 gene encoding putative germin-like protein 9-2, with translation MALRFVQLLIIFVLALATSQRILASDPDILFDYIVPPNNKVDANFFTYTGFRDIFDDVPGSLNVTKATLAEFPALNGQSVSYAIIKYPANGGVNPPHTHPRAAELLFLVGGSLEVGFVDTKNVLYTQKLKVGDLFVFPKGLVHYQYNSDANLPPYASLSRLAAQSEQINAMNVEAVEEQVADEAAMEEDNAKGGAANEV, from the exons ATGGCCTTGAGATTTGTTCAATTGCTGATCATATTTGTACTGGCCCTGGCCACCTCCCAAAGGATCCTTGCAAGTGATCCAGACATCCTTTTTGACTACATAGTCCCGCCAAATAACAAAGTTGATGCTAATTTCTTTACTTACACTGGATTCCGAGACATATTCGATGATGTTCCTGGAAGCTTAAACGTAACTAAAGCTACCTTGGCTGAGTTCCCTGCTCTTAATGGACAGAGTGTGTCTTACGCCATAATTAAATATCCTGCAAACGGGGGAGTAAACCCACCTCACACCCACCCTCGCGCTGCTGAGCTTCTGTTCCTTGTTGGTGGTTCCTTGGAAGTAGGGTTCGTGGACACGAAAAACGTTCTATATACTCAGAAGCTTAAAGTTGGAGACCTATTTGTGTTTCCTAAGGGATTAGTCCATTACCAGTATAACTCAGATGCTAATTTACCACCCTATGcct CTCTATCAAGACTTGCTGCTCAAAGTGAGCAAATCAATGCCATGAATGTAGAAGCAGTTGAAGAGCAGGTGGCAGATGAAGCTGCAATGGAGGAAGACAACGCCAAAGGTGGTGCAGCTAATGAGGTTTAG
- the LOC117619880 gene encoding putative F-box/FBD/LRR-repeat protein At4g03220 has product MMLQKKLRSTRSFQAEGAFSEGMTDRFSNLPDEVAHLILSFLTFKDLTRVGTVSKRCRRFYVSAPSVNFDASQARTNQKQVELMSSLDRYLFHRGDNKLQRFSVFWNFFKSKSVSKLSDEHFRIITWIHNAVRCNVEVLNLYFLALHTTMFALPSCVFLSQSLKSLSVCCSGVILQTPSLSFSCNLLSLRLTCVNIVDESFFKWISCTCKCLKEIQLFRVTGIERITIESLSLESFVFVSVCGIKLLHLSISGEKLEEIELDWEFDARPDSRSLNIFAPNLRKLKWEGKLLNGQNLGKLMSLEKAQIFLEPEVNDFDNLHAVRSSLCKDKVLILNEKTIKALHKEGSMPASLDIFHFGMHLSCLTDALVPAVACLLKGMPNLNTLNIKSKPPRGQPCMSSGFDMGYWKLQNFAFIYHLEEVTIELSNGSNEIEFARYILEHAVNLKKIVILFQSRSQQSNDVLGKVSKCKMISTPIIVIRGTVQ; this is encoded by the exons ATGATGTTACAGAAGAAGCTACGGTCAACTAGAAGTTTTCAAGCTGAAGGAGCTTTTAGTGAGGGTATGACAGACAGATTCAGTAATCTTCCAGATGAAGTTGCTCATCTTATTCTTTCCTTCCTCACGTTCAAAGACCTCACTCGAGTGGGTACTGTGTCCAAAAGATGCAGAAGATTTTATGTATCAGCGCCATCAGTGAATTTTGATGCGAGTCAGGCAAGAACCAACCAGAAGCAAGTAGAGTTGATGAGTTCTTTGGATCGGTACTTGTTTCATCGTGGTGATAATAAGTTGCAGCGTTTTTCCGTTTTCTGGAATTTCTTTAAAAGCAAAAGTGTAAGTAAGCTTTCTGATGAGCATTTTCGGATAATCACGTGGATTCATAATGCAGTAAGGTGTAATGTTGAAGTGCTTAACCTTTATTTCTTAGCACTCCATACCACCATGTTTGCGTTGCCTTCTTGcgtttttctttctcaatccTTGAAGTCTCTATCAGTTTGCTGTTCCGGGGTGATTCTTCAAACACCCTCCTTATCTTTTTCATGCAATCTCCTTTCCTTGAGGTTGACTTGTGTTAATATAGTGGATGAGAGTTTCTTTAAATGGATCTCATGCACCTGCAAATGCCTTAAAGAAATACAACTTTTTCGCGTTACAGGGATAGAACGTATCACCATTGAAAGCTTGTCTTTGGAATcatttgtgtttgtttcaGTTTGTGGTATTAAACTCCTCCATCTTAGCATCTCTGGTGAGAAACTTGAAGAAATAGAATTAGATTGGGAATTTGATGCTCGTCCTGACAGCCGCTCATTAAATATTTTTGCACCAAATCTTAGAAAGTTGAAATGGGAAGGGAAACTGTTGAATGGCCAAAACCTCGGGAAGTTAATGAGTTTAGAAAAAGCTCAGATTTTTCTGGAGCCTGAAGTAAATGACTTTGACAATTTACATGCAGTTCGTAGCAGTTTGTGCAAGGATAAAGTTCTTATTCTAAACGAGAAGACCATTAAG GCTCTGCACAAGGAAGGTTCCATGCCAGCATCGTTAGATATTTTTCATTTCGGTATGCATTTGAGTTGCTTGACTGATGCCCTAGTTCCAGCAGTGGCCTGTCTTCTTAAAGGAATGCCTAATTTGAATACCTTGAATATAAAGTCTAAACCACCCAGAGGGCAGCCTTGCATG TCATCTGGGTTTGATATGGGATACTGGAAATTGCAAAACTTTGCTTTCATTTATCATCTTGAGGAGGTAACTATTGAGCTCTCCAATGGGTCTAATGAAATTGAGTTTGCGCGGTACATTCTCGAGCATGCTgtgaatttgaagaaaattgtCATTCTTTTTCAATCAAGATCCCAACAATCTAATGACGTACTAGGGAAGGTAAGCAAATGCAAGATGATCTCGACGCCCATTATTGTGATTCGGGGAACTGTTCAATGA
- the LOC117617999 gene encoding putative disease resistance RPP13-like protein 1 — protein MGGVGKTTLARLLYNDDKVKENFTLKAWACVSEDYDAIRVTKTLFDSVTSKPCNTTDLNLLQVKLTEQLRGKKFLFVLDDVWNEKYTDWNCLQTPFTSGARGSKVLVTTRNKNVASFMQNVPIQTLEPLSHEDCWLLLAKHAFGNVNCSEHPSLEEIGMKIARKCNGLPLAAQTLGGALRSKLDFEVWNKVLNSSIWELPCQKSDILPALELSYHYLPAKLKRCFVYCSILPKDYEFKVEDVVFLWMGEGLIPQAENGEIMEEMAKEYFDELLSRSLFQMSGKSSFTMHDLINDLAVFMSKGFCSRWEGRESHEVEKVRHLSYARGKFDDALKFEPLKGAKFA, from the exons ATGGGCGGGGTTGGCAAGACAACCCTTGCTCGACTGCTTTACAATGACGATAAGGTGAAAGAGAATTTTACACTTAAAGCTTGGGCTTGTGTTTCAGAAGACTATGATGCTATCAGGGTAACTAAAACTCTTTTTGACTCAGTTACTTCAAAACCTTGTAATACGACAGATCTGAATTTGCTTCAAGTTAAACTAACAGAGCAACTGAGGggaaagaaatttttatttgtgttgGATGACGTTTGGAATGAGAAATATACTGATTGGAACTGCCTCCAAACTCCTTTTACTTCAGGGGCAAGGGGAAGTAAAGTCCTCGTAACAACACGGAACAAAAATGTAGCATCTTTCATGCAAAACGTTCCTATTCAAACCTTGGAACCATTGTCGCATGAAGATTGCTGGTTATTACTTGCGAAACATGCGTTTGGAAATGTAAACTGTAGTGAACATCCAAGCTTGGAAGAAATCGGCATGAAAATTGCACGCAAGTGCAATGGGTTGCCTTTAGCTGCACAAACACTTGGCGGTGCGTTACGTTCCAAGCTAGACTTTGAGGTATGGAACAAAGTATTAAACAGCAGCATTTGGGAGTTACCTTGCCAGAAAAGTGACATTCTTCCCGCTCTAGAATTGAGTTATCATTATCTTCCAGCTAAATTAAAACGatgctttgtttattgttCAATTTTGCCGAAGGACTATGAATTTAAGGTAGAAgatgttgtttttctttggatGGGAGAAGGTTTGATTCCCCAAGCTGAGAATGGGGAAATAATGGAAGAGATGGCTAAGGAATATTTTGATGAGCTGTTATCCCGATCATTGTTTCAAATGTCGGGGAAGTCAAGTTTCACTATGCATGATCTCATAAATGACTTGGCCGTGTTCATGTCTAAAGGATTTTGTTCCAGGTGGGAAGGGAGGGAATCACATGAAGTGGAAAAAGTTCGCCATTTGTCATATGCGAGGGGAAAATTTGATGATGCTCTTAAATTTGAGCCATTAAAGGGGGCTAAGT TTGCATGA